The region CAATGCACAGTGCTTGGTCTAAGACGCAATCATTATGATCACAACTTGTAATAATCGCTTTAATGCGTTCATTGTTTCTACCTAAAATGTATACATgttgttagctaactgcatgatttgTATTATCTTAGAACTGTACATTTCTATCATATGGACATTATTTTGACACAAACACCTCtgataacatttaaaatttcaCTCTACACTGAAATGtagaaacatgcattttctggaaagctgctttgaaataatatgtactgtgaaaagtgctatacaaataaaagttatttgaatttaataaTGTATGATAAATGTGCAGCGCTGGTCTCTTCCTTAGTTTGCTTGTTCACTCTGTTGTTACAGACACAACAGGCTCAAAAATCAGCAGAAAAGGAACAAAACACTACCAACACATTTCTGCAGATCGACCATAGACTGGAATGTAAAATCAATGTCAACACAATGGAATGAAGGAAAACTCGTAACGCAGGTTCATTAGCTGCCAGATGAGTGCGATTGGGGTGCAAGCAAGAAATGGAAACCCTGGAGTGGATATTGATCAGCTCGTTAAAGACCACTCATGCTGCAGAATTCTGGATCTGTTGCAGAGGTTTGACAGTGCATGCTGAAAGGTCTGTCAAGAGAGCATTACAGTAGTCCACAactccaaggttcctggctgtcctggaTGGAGATATGGTTGATGAACCTGAGACCACGAGTTCTGTCTACACAAGGTTGAGTTGAAGGTGGTGGTCCGTCAGGCAGGCTGAGATGAAAGTTTCTGAGTTATCAGCGTAGTAGTGATAGGAAAAACCATGTTTCTGAATGACAGACCCTAGTAATGGCATGTAGATATCAagaagagaagtggtccaagcacTGAGCCCAGAGGCACCCCCATAGCTAGATGTTGTGACTTAGACACCTCATTCCTCCACGACACCCTAAAGGACCTACCTGAGAGGTAAGACTTGAACCATTGGAGTGCGGTTCCTCAGGTGCCCTTCGGCATGAGGgttgacaggaggatctgggggttaactgtgtcaaaagcagcagacagatccAGCAAGATGAGTACTGAGGAATTTGGAAGCTTTCCTTTTTACTCCCTGTATATCAGTAATAGCAATGTATTATAGGGAATACTTTCTCAAACTATTCAGACTGCAGGTGATACCACAGTTATCAGCATCATCACGTATATATAGACCTTGTTGCAGAGGCAGTACTTAGAGGGACCCGCTGGAGCACACTGGGATAAGGTGCTTTGCTCAAGCACACAATGGTGATAGAAAAAATCCTCACTAATTGACTCTTcaccaggagtttgattgacaggcaatctaaccaatcataacaccgAATCCgctattttgtccgacaaaaTAGTCAGGGGAGTTAGCAGATTAACGTAGGTGGAcctgaacttgaaaaatggtgtgtactgacatctttctgcgattgaaacaacattccttatgatgttcattcatgtttatttgatgctataaatgaactagtaggaagagatgatcggttcacgagccgcttgaactgaggcaccacagcgatctgtcacgacacattaaagagccacaaaagggtagtttaaattcatttaaaaatgacaaaaattcaAATTTGAGACTTTGATTCATaccaaaagtaacctgctctgtcttgtctgtcgacgcgttgtcagtgtcctctttgctccacgatgtatttttcactgcgtgagaacatgatgtgtggcttGTCGGatgtagcaacagtaactaaagggggcgggtctaTGCGAACGGTCAATTAGGAGGATCAAACCAGCAAATCCAATAGTCCAACAGTCCTGAGCTTTAAACACTACAAAATaggtgaaaataaatatttttgtttacttattataggccccgatatactcatggtaaagttatttttttgttcttcacataggggtaaaaaaaagtctgaaataaTTTTGCAGCAGTATACTGTTGGAGGGGAGTGATTAATGACATTctacccaagccgtcaaactgatgtcatcAGATAGGGAATGCCATTCCAGAGCggaagtgtattttaaaattttgattaaagattaccatagcaaacaatttatttttttctgtgtattaacttTCACGGgctaattgttcaccacaagactaatAATGCGCACTAACAAAGGAAATGGTgtcaatttttatttcatgatgacttTGAAGCTTCTGGAAGTTCTAgcacattttaatgttatactaaatgttatgtttactataattattactatatataatatattataatgtgAGAATTGGTCATTAGAAAATAACAGAAAGTTATACAACTAATATAACTACTAGTTTGGGAGAATGTTATACCAGAACCTCACATAGCACAGAGATTTTAGTGCAGTGGATCTCAACCTTAGACTTCAAGGCCTCCTCCCACAATCACAACAATATTTGACGGCCCTCCTCACCTCCTCCTCAGCTTTGCGTAACTAGTGGGATGTAtatttgttataaaaataaCCAAATAATAAGACATATCTtgatctttttgtttgtttcatggTTGTTTCAAAATTAAGTCATCTTGAGGCCCCTTTGAAGTTTGTTGAGGGCCCCCtgattgagaaccactgttttaGCAGAAATGTATGCAGTCTAAGTTCATAGAGTGCAAACTCAAAATGGAAAAATCCAGTgagataaacacacacacacacacacacatatatatatatatatatatatatatatatatatatatatatatatatatatatatatatatatatatgtatgtatcaAGCTCATATTCATAACATATATCTTGATTTACcattgaaaaatattttgtaaaaatgctATTTTTACTATGAAGTAATTCACATGTACAGTAATTTTTTTCTATTCGTTGCACAATGTAAAATGCAAACCGCGTTGCAAACTCACAGCTGTACTCATGCTGACAAATATCTCGGTGGATCTCACTTTGCATGGTGAGCCTCTATGTATTTTTGCTGGGTCAGGAGCTTACCCACAATGCCAGGCACATATTCTTTGGTATAAAAGTGAGCACTTCAAACAGACTGTCAGTGTAGGTGGCACAACAACTCAGTCCTGAGGAGCAACTAGCACAACTGGAACCATGGGCAGAGTAAGTTATGCAAACTAAAGTTAAAACGACTCacagactgaaaaaaaaaaaaaaaaaaaaaaaaaaaaaaactatacacaAAAAACTGTAACTGTGAGATACTTATGTAATGTAATATGAGATACATTATGTAATGCATAAAGTTATCTAATCAAATTACATAAGAGGCATAAATGCagcaatttatatatatatatatatatatatatatatatatatagatatttaaATAAGTTTAAAATACTGAAAGACAAACTGTTTTTTCAGGTCATCTTCTACGAGGACAGGAACTTCCAGGGTCGCTCTTATGAGTGTACTGGAGACTGTGCTGACATGTCCCCCTTCATGAGCCGCTGTCACTCTTGCAGAGTGGAGAGCGGGTGCTTCATGATGTATGATCGTCCCAACTACATGGGAAATCAGTATTTCTTCAGGAGGGGCGAGTACGCTGATTACATGTCTATGTttggaatgaatgaatgcatcaGGTCCTGCCGTATGATCCCCATGGTGAGCTCCATGAACATCTGGATATATTTGATAGATGTTTTCATAACTTTAATAGTATATGAGAGAGACAACACGTTCAAGcctatttacatttgatttcagAAGTTCTGCctgtaaaacttaaatataattGACTTCTCTTCCACTACAGCACAGGGGATCCTACAGAATGAGGATCTACGAGAGGGAGAACTTCATGGGTCAGATGTACGAGATGATGGATGACTGTGACAGCATCATGGACCGTTACCACATGTCTCACTGCCAGTCCTGTCACGTGATGGACGGCCACTGGCTCATGTATGAGCAGCCCCACTACAGAGGCAGGATGTGGTACTTCAGGCCTGGAGAGTACAGGAGCTTCAGCAATATGGGTGGCATGAGATTCATGAGCATGAGGCGTATCATGGATTCCTGTTACTAGTGttcaaatgtttcaataaaatttGCCTAAATTAATTCTTGTCCTGACTGAATATCTTAactattcaa is a window of Megalobrama amblycephala isolate DHTTF-2021 linkage group LG6, ASM1881202v1, whole genome shotgun sequence DNA encoding:
- the LOC125270492 gene encoding gamma-crystallin M2-like; protein product: MGRVIFYEDRNFQGRSYECTGDCADMSPFMSRCHSCRVESGCFMMYDRPNYMGNQYFFRRGEYADYMSMFGMNECIRSCRMIPMHRGSYRMRIYERENFMGQMYEMMDDCDSIMDRYHMSHCQSCHVMDGHWLMYEQPHYRGRMWYFRPGEYRSFSNMGGMRFMSMRRIMDSCY